From the genome of Pseudoxanthomonas sp.:
AGGCAGGTAACGCTCGCGGTTGGTGACTCCGCTGTACGTGCGCTCCAGCCAATCAAGACGAGCGGAATCCTCGCTGGCCTGCTCCACAGCGGCGCGGGCGTAGGCGCGCATTGCTTCGTCGGTGTGGCTGTAGATGAGTTCGCCAGTCTCTGGGTGCAAGCCTTGGCATACGGGAGCCGGCAACTCCGGCAGCGCGGTCTTGGGGGTCATGCTTCCTCCGAGACCGGCGCCGGACCATTTGCCATCTTCTTCAAGATCGCGATGGTCTTTTCGTGGCTCTTTATCTTTTTCTCGATAAGCGACTTCACCGCATCTTGCGCATCGGGCTCAGTCAGAAACGCGTCTTTCCCGATTGAGAATGAATTGAAGAACCGATCATAGACACGAGTCTTACTGTCTTCGTATCGGGTCAACTGTTTCTTGATAATCCGGCCACCTTTCGCGGCGGCGTACTTCGTGATGTACGCAGTCACTGTCTCTTCCGTGCTCATCACCAGTCACCTCGATTGGTCAGGAACGGGATATCGTCGTCGGAAAAATCATCCATCGGCGCCGGCTGCTGAGTGGCCGGGGCAGGGCGCTGACGCTGGGGCGCGCCGCCGCGCGCACCGCTGGAGCTGGTATTGCCCTGCTGTCCGTCTCGTTTCTCGCCCAGCAGCGTCACGTCGCGCACATCCAGGGTCACGTAGGTCTTGCCGTCGTGTTCCCGCGTGCCAAGCTCGCCAGTGACGCCCAGACGGTCGCCCTTGAGGATCATCGAGGCCAGCTTCTCGCCGCGCTCGCCCCACAGCGAGCAGTCAATCCAGATCGTTTGCTTGTTGTCGCCGAAGCCCTTGTCCACTGCCAGCGCCCAGCCGGTGACGGCCTTACCAGCCTGCGTGTAGCGGGTAACAGCATCGCGGCCGATCCGGCCAATCGCGTTGAAACAGTTCATGCAGCATTCCTCAAATTGATCTTGTTCATTTCGAGCAAGTCGTCCTCGATAAACTCGGCGGCGTGCTTGCTGGTGTAGGTGCCGACAAGGAAGGAGTCGGGAAGTCGTTTGTAGGCCGAGTGGGTTGGCGTGATATACACGTCGCCGCCCATGTCCAAATGGACCTCGACGGAACTGCGCGCTTGCCTGGAACGTCGGCGCACTTCCTCGGCGATCACTTCGATGTCGTCTCGGTGCACGTTGTGATACGAAAGAGCGGTGGTTCTCATCCTGCAATCGCCTCCAGGCGCGCGGCCTTATTTTTGTTCCCGAAATTTGGTGATGGACCGACCGGAGTTAAAAGCGCTCTATTCATTGGCCACCCTCGTTCCTGTATCCGCTTGACGATTGCCCGATATGGCAATCCGTGGTCTCGGCAGTACTCCTTTAGAGTCCTTCCATCAGGAGCGCGAATGCAGTTCCGCCTGTTTCTGTTCTGCTCCTCCCTAGTCGACCAACGACAGTTCTCAGGGCAGTAGTCGCCGTCGTTATTGATCCGATCCAGCATCCCGCCTGGAGGGCGTGGGGCCATATCGTCAATAAACGCTTGGACCGAGGCTTTCCATCTATCGCAAACGTTTATTCCTCTGCCGCCGTAGTTTTTGTAAGCCCTATCTGCCGGGTTCAGGCAACGGCTAAGCATTGCGCCGCGCACATACACTAATTTCATGCGTTCACTACTCATGCCGCCTGCCGCTCCGAAAGCAGTGAAACCTCTTCGGAAACCCTGCTTTCCAGCAGACAGATGCGCTCCGCCATCTGCTGCTTTTCGGATTCGGTAACGGTTGCCGGGATAACGATGCCGCCGGCTGCCGGGTGGTAGACAACGAAGTCCAGCCATTCCAGTTCGCCAACCCACATAGCCCAGCGTGATTGCCAGCGGTACTCTGCTGGGATCTTCCGAGTACGGTTCACTTCCATCCATGCGCGATGGAGTGGGCTCTTAGCCTCGATGCCTCCAGCCTGATCGACCAATCCATCCGGAGACCATCCGACGTTCGGGATCGAGCAATGTTCCACGAAGCCGACTTGCTCCACGGCAACGCATTTATCAAATGCGTACCAGTCTCGGGCTTCCGGCTCCAACTCGTTGCCACGTTCCATTGCCGCGGATTTGAACCCTCCGGAGATAGGGCCGTATACACGCTCCCATGCCACGTCCTTAACAAGGTCAGCCAGACCTTTTGTTTCAAGGCCGCCCATGATCGTTGCAGCCTTGCTAGCGCTCCACTTCCCAGCTCGGATGGCATGCCATTCGTCAGTTCCCTGCGAAATGTCACGGTGGATGATCGGTCCAGTCATGCCTTGAACTCCTTAGCCTTGGCGGCCCACAGGGCGCGGATCTGCTTCATGGCTGGGGCAGGGATTCCCTGCTTGCCCTTTAGGTCGTCGCCGATGCGATCCAGTTCGATCTTGTCCGCAGCGCCCTTGATGGCGTCGGCCCAGTTACTGATGTCGAACGCACTGACCGAAGCGAACGCGTCGTCGTCCTCGCCGTGGCTGGTCAGGTTGAGCAGGGCGCCAGCTGTGTACCGCTTGCCGTAGCTCACGCTCGACGCGACCGCCTGGACCGCGTTCTTGTTGCCGCTGGGGTCAGCCGGCAGCTTGATCGTGGTCTGTTCCTTGTGCCCGCTGCGGTGGGTCAGGACGCCGCTGACGGCGATGCCGTCGGTGAAGTCCGTGCGAAAGGACAGTGCGAACCCGTACTCGGTCAGGATCGGCTTGATCGCCGCGTTGATGTCCTCCCACAGGGCGAACTTGTAGCGTCCGGCCGCGTCTCCACGCTCGCCGATGCTGGGCAGGCGTGACTGCATGTCGGCCAGGGCCGAAGCGAACTCTGCCTCGGCGCGCTTGGACTCGACGCGCTCGTACATCAGCATCAGGCGTTCCATCTTGTCCACGTCGGTCTGCGGATCAGCGGCTGCCCTGGCGATGACGGCAAGGAGTGTTGCGCCTTCGGCTTGGATGGCCGGCAGCTTGCGCGGGTCTTCTGCGGGTGATGCGACAACTGCGTTCATGTGACTCCTTGCCGGCATCCCGGCGTGTGTGAATAGTTGCCAGCATTGGGGAACCCGGCTGGCGCGGGTGGGGATAGATGCCGGATTGGGGAAGCCGTCCGGCGCGGCGGGGAATCAGTCAGCGACCATTCGCGCCTGTTCGGCAAACGGGTCGTATTCGCGGGCGATGCGGAATTCGTAGATGCCTTCGGGCAGCTCGAACTTCTCGTGAGGCGTCGCCGCATCCTGCTCAAGTTCAGCCGGCGCACTCAGACATGCATAGATGATCCGCATTCCATCGGCCACTGCATCGTCGTCACGTTCCATCACGTCGCCGCCAGTCAGCACGTGGTGATGTCCGCTTTCGGAGTGGCTGATGATGTAGCCATGAGCATTGCGTTCGACTGGCTTGGTTTTCAAGTTGATGGGCAATGCGTCAATCTTGATGATCGTGATTTCGCCCTGGGCGCCAATGATCTCTTTCATGTTTATTCCTTGGTAATGATTAGGTGCGGCGCGGTGGTGCGACGAACTCAGACTGCGGGTCGCCGATCCGCCAAGCCTGTGCAGCAATTGCCGTGTCGATGGGAAGGCTGTCGATGTCCGACACGCGCGGAACTCCTTCGCAGATGATTCCATTGCGTGGGCACATCGCTTTCAGAAAGCGCCCTGGCTCACGTAGGCCGGGCAACGTCAGTTCAATGAGCTGACCAATCGTCTCGTTCCCACTGTCATCGATAACCTTGGCATCTAGTACGTCCAGCATCTTCGGCCAGCCAATCAGGCTTGCGCCTACAGCCCGCTGCTCGACGTTCTCGACGCGAAGCACCTCCGATGGATCAAGATTTACTGTGTCTTCAACCCAGTTCGCCGGCACGCGTGTGCCACGAACTGCGTATAGCGAATACCCATCTCGGTAGCGGAGTGCTGGACCAACGTTCGAATGCAATCTGTTCCGCTCATCGCGAGCAATGACACTTGGCCTGCCGGTCAGTACGCAGAATTCATTGAACGGATACCACCACCCAATCGAGCGGCATACAGCAAGATGGTCATCAAGCGCGTCGTTTAGCGCCGGGCGATAGATGGCACCAACACGACGCCCCCCATCCAGCCATCCCCACAACCCGAAGTCTTGAGAACCCCAGAACCAAGTGCCCATGTAATTGATTTTCTGGCCCCTGAGCTGGCCCCAGAGCTGGTCCCTGAGCTGGTCCCTGAGCTGGTCCCTGAGCTGGTCCCTGAGCTGGTCCCCCGAGCTGGTCCCTGAGCTGGTCCCTGAGCTGGCCCCCGAGCTGGCCCCAGAGCTGGTCCCTGAGCTGGTCCCTGAGCTGGTCCCCGAGCTGGTCCCTGAGCTGGCCCCCGAGCTGGTCCCTGAGCTGGTCCCTGAGCTGGCCCCCGAGCTGGCCCCAGAGCTGGTCCCTGAGCTGGTCCCCGAGCTGGTCCCTGAGCTGGCCCCCGAGCTGGTCCCTGAGCTGGTCCCTGAGCTGGCCCCCGAGCTGGCCCCAGAGCTGGTCCCTGAGCTGGTCCCCGAGCTGGTCCCTGAGCTGGCCCCCGAGCTGGTCCCTGAGCTGGTCCCTGAGCTGGCCCCCGAGCTGGCCCCAGAGCTGGTCCCTGAGCTGGTCCCTGAGCTGGTCCCCGAGCTGGTCCCCGAGCTGGTCCCAGAGCTGGTCCCTCGACAACTTCTCCGCACTCGGGAACACGCGGCAGTACAGATCGATATACAGCTCGGCTGCGAGCGGAGAATCTACGGCGCACGAAGTAGGGCGGCTTTTTGCCGATTCGCTCATACATGCGGGTGATCGCCGCTTGCGCGGTATCGAAGTCCGTAGGCTCAGTGGACAAGCCCGCAGCCAGGTGTTCGCGGGAAGCCGCCTGGATGATGTCCTCTCGTTCCGGGGTAAGTTCAATCTTGGTCTTACTCATTACGCTCTCCCTCGCTAAACATCCCTTCCACGGCTTCCTGCCGCGCTTCGTCTAGGGGCTGGGGTGGGGTGATCGGCGGGATGCCTTGCTGCATCGCGGCTATGAATGGGTCGGAGTGGGTCATTTCGTAGCCCTCCACTTCCACGGAAAGTTGTTCGGCTGCCACTCACTCATCACGCTCTCCTTGTTCTTCCAACGGCTCCGGCTTCGGGATATCTCCGAACACGCGCTGGAACTGGGGCTCCACGTAATCGCGGAAGTAGGTGTCGGGGTCGGGGAGGGTCATGCTGCAACCTTCGAGCTGCTGCTGATGAGATCTTTGAGCGTGGTTCGCCACATCTTCCCGGCAGGCAGTCCAAGCGCTTTGGCCAGCTCAGCCATTGCTTCAAGCTTCGTGGCGCCGAAGCCCACCGGATGCTCTTGCATGTTGGTGAAGTTCACCCAATGCGCACACCAAGCGTTGCCATCGAGCTCAAGCACAACACCGATTCGGTCTGCGTACCTCTCTGCATCCGCATCGTCGCAGCCCCACTTGTTTGCCAGCGCTTCAACACGATCACGATGCGCACCGAGCGCAAGCGCCTCAACCAGAATGTTCCAGGCTCCCTCGCGGTTCCCGGGATCCATCGGCCACATGCAACGGGCGAAATCGGAATCGCGGATGTCGCAAGCCGAGTCAGGGTTCGGCTTGTAGATCAAGTCGCCGTTTTCATGCAGGTAATACCAACCTTGGATGCTCATTTCTCATTCCTTGCAATGAAGTTGTGTGGTTGCGGGGCCACGAGGCCATCGCGATGGATTTCAGCGATTCGATGCGGCACGGCGTAGCAAGCCAGGGCAGCAGTCAGCGCCCAGGCGATCTGCGTGAATCGGCGGAGGGTCACAGCAGCTCATCCTTTGGCTGCTTGATCAGGCCGATCTTCACCAGCAGTTCCTCTGCGTTGCCAGGCATGTCATCGGGGGCTACGGCCACCGTGAACTCTGTGTTGGCGATAAGCGCCACCGCTGCAGCCACTGAGAACGGCGCCTCCGTGTCCAGCGCCACGCGCTCCCCGTACTGACCACCGATGGCCGCCGCGAGGTCTTCCCAGGATTCCAGCCGGACCTGATGGCAGCACAGGGCGATGCGCAGAAGATCACCCTTCCCGAGTGTGTAGCCGCGCGCCTGATACTTCATGACCCGAAGCAGAGAGCCGAATGGGAAGCGCGTGCCGCTATGAAATTTCAGGTAGCGCTGACTGGCGTGCTTGAGAAAGTCAGGGTGGAATACGAAGGCATCGGCATCGATGTCATAGGCGCCCATGCACACAGTGAAGTCGAACGCATCGAAAACGGCGGCTGCCGACTCGAAGAAGTCGAAGTGCATCAGCTGGATAGTGTCGTCCCCGCGCTTGAAAGTGACCGCGCGATCAGTAGCAAATACACACCACAGCCTACTTTCGTAGGCCAGACGAATGGCCGCTATGAACGCCTCGCGGGTCTTGAAGTACAGGTCAACGTCATTGATCGGCTGGCCGGTGAAGACGCTGGTGAGCGCACCGCCAGCAATGAAAGCATTGGCTGGCAGGAAGTCAGCGGCCGCCTGCTTGATCTTGTTCAACTCTCCGGTATGGCTGCTCATCTCTCATTCCTTGCAATGAAGTTGTGTGGCTGTTGGTGTGTGAGTCCGTCGCGCTGAATCTCGATCACGCGGTGGGGCACGGCGTAGCAGGCGAGGGCGAGGACGGCCCAGGTCGCGATGCGCGTCGTGCTGCGGAGCTGGCGGGCGGTCATGCGACGCTCCAAAGCAGCACGCCGAACACGATGCCGACGCAGAAGAAAACAACGCCATTGGCCCAATATTCGGTTCGGGTGTATCCGCCACGGTGAGCGCTCATGCGGCCACCGCCTGGCGCAACGGTTCGGCGCCATAGGCATCGGCAAGCCGGGTCGCAGCGGTGAACATGTCGCACTTCAAGTCATCCATGCGGCATTCCACAGCCTCATAAACGAACATGCCGATCCGCGTCCTCATCGTCAGCGCGAACTTGTCGTTGTCACCGGTAGCGAGCGAGGCGGCCATGGATGCCATCTCTTCTTCCGTCAGCTCGCCCATCGCTTCGGAAAGCACAGTCGGGCAGCCCTTCAATGCCTCGATGTACGGACCGGCCATCTCTTCGTCGCGCTCGCTGGCTTCCTCGGCCTTGCCGCAGGAGTAGCAGCCGCACTGGCGGTGGTAGGTGTGGGCCATGTCAGGCCTCCACCGGCTTGCCGCTGCGGAGGACATACCAGACGTTCGGCTTGATGCCGTCCGTCCCAGCGATGCCAGCCCACACCGCAATGATGTTGTAGTCGTCGTCACGCTCAACGAGGAACAGCGCGTTGCCATCGGCGCCTGAGACCTTGCCGGCGTAGCCCGTAGCCGACGCAGCGCCCTGGTCGCCCGTAGCCGATGCAGCGCCCTGGTCGCCCGTAGCCGATGCAGCGCCCCGGGTGCCCGTAGCCGATGCAGCGCCCCGGGTGCCCGTAGCCGATGCAGCGCCCCGGGTGCCCGTAGCCGACGCAGCGCCCTGGTCGCCCGTAGCCGACGCAGCGCCCTGGTCGCCCGTAGCCGATGCAGCGCCCTGGTAGCCCGTAGCCGACGCAGCGCCCTGGTCGCCCGTAGCCGATGCAGCGCCCCGGGTGCCCGTAGCCGACGCAGCGCCCTGGTCGCCCGTAGCCGATGCAGCGCCCTGGTAGCCCGTAGCCGACGCAGCGCCCTGGTCGCCCGTAGCCGACGCAGCGCCCTGGTCGCCCGTAGCCGATGCAGCGCCCCGGGTGCCCGTAGCCGACGCAGCGCCCTGGTCGCCCGTAGCCGATGCAGCGCCCTGGTAGCCCGTAGCCGACGCAGCGCCCTGGTCGCCCGTAGCCGATGCAGCGCCCCGGGTGCCCGTAGCCGACGCAGCGCCCTGGTCGCCCGTAGCCGATGCAGCGCCCTGGTAGCCCGTAGCCGACGCAGCGCCCTGGTAGCCCGTAGCCGACGCAGCGCCCTGGTCGCCCGTAGCCGATGCAGCGCCCCGGGTGCCCGTAGCCGACGCAGCGCCCTGGTCGCCCGTAGCCGATGCAGCGCCCTGGTAGCCCGTAGCCGACGCAGCGCCCTGGTCGCCCGTAGCCGATGCAGCGCCCCGGGTGCCCGTAGCCGACGCAGCGCCCTGGTCGCCCGTAGCCGATGCAGCGCCCTGGTAGCCCGTAGCCGACGCAGCGCCCTGGTAGCCCGTAGCCGATGCAGCGCCCTGGGTGCCCGTAGCCTGCTCGCCTTCCGGCTTCGCTCGGCTGGTGGTGTATTCGATTGCGGCTTTAACCAAGCCGGGGATTCCGATCTCCAGCCCGACCTTGATCTTTGTGCTGGCTACCTTGGAGTCATCGGAGTGACGGGCGAGGGTGCCGGACTGCTCGACCAAGAAGTAGCGGGAGCCATCGCCGGGGGGGTAGTAGCCCAGCACGTCCAGCGGGTACTCGCAGGCGTGGAAGCCGGACTTGCAGGCCTCAGCCTTGTCCTCGGTGTAGGTCTGGCCTGCGACGTACTGGAAGTCGCGGCACTTCAGGTTCTTGTCGAAGCCCTTGAAGGTCTGGATGACCTCTGCAGCGTCCTTGGGCGCTTCCTTCTTCTTGCGAGTTGCCATGTTCCCCGTCCTGCAGATGGCCCGGGTGGGCCGACGGGGATAACTATAAACGTAACGTTTGCGATAAGTCAAACGAAACGTTTGCAAAATTCAATGAATCCTCCCTATCGAAACGGGGGGATTGATTGATGGGATTGGATGTGGCTGCGGTCCCAACCCATGCGGTTGGGTTGTAACGCCTGCGAAACGCCTACATCTAGGGTTCCACGCGCACGCGACATGGCCGGCCGACTTCAGATCCGCCGTAAAAGTCCGATAAATAGGAAGCTGCGTACACGCTCACCGTGTACAAGTGACGATGTTTCACGCGTATTTCTGTGTATCATTGACTGCATGATCTAGGAGGCATAAGGCCACTGATCCATGGCCGCCTAGGAACGCACCTATAGGCGGCTTTGTCGTCAATAGGGGGAGTGCATGGCAGCAGAGATGAGCGACCAGGAAGTTGTGAGCCAAATTTGGCTACACGTAGTACGAGTGGTGAACAAGCTCGTTGAAACACACGACACATACGGGTTTGGTAAGTTCTCAGAACAAATGAACCCTAGGCTTGATGTTGTTGTCAAAGCCTTCAACGTAGCCGATGCGCTTCTTAAGACTTTGACCGAAAGTGGTCAGCTTGATCCAGACGAATACCGCCAAGCGATCGACAGCCGGCAGTGCATCTATCACACGAAGCGACTGTCGCTTGCTTTAGAGTCTGACGATGAAGATGAATACAAGCGTTTGATCGACTTGCTTACAAAGCAAGCGACCATATAACGATGATGGAAGTTGAGATGGAGATGACAATGAACGCAGCAGCCCTGAACTTTGACCTGTATGCCATGACGAAGCCGAAGACGCGTCAGGATGCAATGCTTGTGGCGCGCGAAATCATCGACCAGCTCACCTTGATCGAAGAGTGCATCGATAGGGCGATTGCTGGATGTGAGGCTTCGCGCCTGGCAGATCTCGCACGCTGATCTGCCTGTTGAAGCTCAAAAAAACCCCGCTCCGGCGGGGTTTTTTGTGCCTACTACTCAGGCCAGAAGTCAGACCTGGACGGCGGCGGATCTCCCTTGATTAGGGCGCGCGTTTGAGCGTGGAAGTAGTTGTGCCCACGCCAATGGCCTTCCAGTTGAGTGTGAAGGTAGTTCACCTCCTTTTTTAGGCTCTCAAGCTTTTTGTTGGTGTCCTTGGTCACCGAGAGCAGGCGCAAAAAAGCTGCAACTACTAAGAAGCTCAGTGCATATATCTGCCATCCGGCCATGTCGCGCTCTCCCTAGTTGAATCGATCAATTCGGTTGCGAAGATAGACCTTGCCCCCAACCAAAGTCCCGTGGGGCAGGGCAAAGGCCGGGTAAAGGGCAGCGTTCGCGCTCACAACGTACACGGCATCACCGCGGTCCTGAAGCCCTTTGACCTGTTGTCCATTACCGGTGTTGATCAGGTAGATCCCGTCGCCGTCGAACGACGTCACCCCCGTGTCCACGATCAGTGACTCACCTGGCTGGATGATCGGCAGCATGGAGTCGCCACGGCCGGTGACCAGCACGAGGCGCCCGGGTGTCGGCACGAAACCCACGACCGACCGTATATAGGCCGGAGTGAAATCCATCGACTTGATGACCTCCGGGTAGTCGTCATTGATCCTTGCATCGCCCATGCCTGCTTCTCCGTCCAGCTGTCGGATGCGAACGTAGCCCGAGCCGGTCTCAGTCGCAGAGATCGGTGAGACATGATTAGGCTGGGCGATCTTTGTCTGGACATCATCTGACGCGTCCGCAGATACCTGCCCGCGCTTACGCCAGCCGTTGAACGTCTGAGTAGTGACTCCGAAGGTGCGCGCAGCATCTGCGGGGCGTATGCCGTTGCGTGCAATCCACGCCTCGACTTCATCAAAAGGGACTCTAGCCATGCAAACAGATTGTTTGCATTTCGGGTGCGCGCGTCCACAAACGTAACGTTTGACAATGAGCAAACGTTGCGTTTACAGTGGGCGCATGGACGCAATCAAACGAGCTATCGAATCTGTGGGTAACGCATCTGAGCTGGCTCGCCGGCTTGGTGTTGTGCCTATGACCATCACCCAGTGGAAGCGCCGGAAGCAGATTCCCGCCGAGCGCTGCCTGGAGGTCGAGGCCATCACGGGCATCTCCCGCCACGACCTGCGCCCCGACGTCTTCGGCCCAGCCCCCGCCAAGAAGCCCAAGCCCGCCCAGAGCGAGGCGGCCTAATGCGCCCCTCACTTCCCCAGCAGCCTGTAGTGGCACACGCCGTCGATCCATCTGATCGCGAACACCTTGCTGCACAGCCAGACGAGCGTGGTCACGTTCGCGGGCGTCGAATTTCGTAAGCAATCCATTGGGCCTGTCCTTCGGGGTAGGCCTTTCATTTGGCCCAAACACCAACCGTCAACACGAGACATGACCACTCAACACGCATTACCGCTCATTGGCCAAGTGCCTGCAATTACGCGGGTTCCGGCGCATTTGATCAGCCTGTGCCGATGCTCCGGTGATGCCGTTCTGCTGGCGATCCGTGTCGGCAAGAAGTCACAGCGCCAGGTCGCCAACGACATCGGCATGGAGCCGGCGCAGCTGTCCCGGATCATCTCGGGCAACGCGCACATGCCGGCCGACATCGCCCTGTCCTTCGCCAGCGCCGTCAAGAACTGGGGATGGCACCAATGGGTGGCCCACTCCTGCGGCATGGACTTGGTGCCGCGCACCGAATCAACGGAGGAACGCATGTTCCGCCTGGAAACCGAGAACGCCGAACTTCGACTGAGGGCTGTCGCATGACCCAGAACGAATACAACCAGACCCTGCAGCAGATGCAGCGCGAAGCAGAGCAAGCCGCCAAGGGGCTGCCGCCGCGGTCGAACG
Proteins encoded in this window:
- the ssb gene encoding single-stranded DNA-binding protein, translated to MNCFNAIGRIGRDAVTRYTQAGKAVTGWALAVDKGFGDNKQTIWIDCSLWGERGEKLASMILKGDRLGVTGELGTREHDGKTYVTLDVRDVTLLGEKRDGQQGNTSSSGARGGAPQRQRPAPATQQPAPMDDFSDDDIPFLTNRGDW
- a CDS encoding YqaJ viral recombinase family protein → MTGPIIHRDISQGTDEWHAIRAGKWSASKAATIMGGLETKGLADLVKDVAWERVYGPISGGFKSAAMERGNELEPEARDWYAFDKCVAVEQVGFVEHCSIPNVGWSPDGLVDQAGGIEAKSPLHRAWMEVNRTRKIPAEYRWQSRWAMWVGELEWLDFVVYHPAAGGIVIPATVTESEKQQMAERICLLESRVSEEVSLLSERQAA
- a CDS encoding ERF family protein, which encodes MNAVVASPAEDPRKLPAIQAEGATLLAVIARAAADPQTDVDKMERLMLMYERVESKRAEAEFASALADMQSRLPSIGERGDAAGRYKFALWEDINAAIKPILTEYGFALSFRTDFTDGIAVSGVLTHRSGHKEQTTIKLPADPSGNKNAVQAVASSVSYGKRYTAGALLNLTSHGEDDDAFASVSAFDISNWADAIKGAADKIELDRIGDDLKGKQGIPAPAMKQIRALWAAKAKEFKA
- a CDS encoding DUF6745 domain-containing protein, coding for MGTWFWGSQDFGLWGWLDGGRRVGAIYRPALNDALDDHLAVCRSIGWWYPFNEFCVLTGRPSVIARDERNRLHSNVGPALRYRDGYSLYAVRGTRVPANWVEDTVNLDPSEVLRVENVEQRAVGASLIGWPKMLDVLDAKVIDDSGNETIGQLIELTLPGLREPGRFLKAMCPRNGIICEGVPRVSDIDSLPIDTAIAAQAWRIGDPQSEFVAPPRRT
- a CDS encoding DUF948 domain-containing protein, with product MAGWQIYALSFLVVAAFLRLLSVTKDTNKKLESLKKEVNYLHTQLEGHWRGHNYFHAQTRALIKGDPPPSRSDFWPE
- a CDS encoding S24 family peptidase, translated to MARVPFDEVEAWIARNGIRPADAARTFGVTTQTFNGWRKRGQVSADASDDVQTKIAQPNHVSPISATETGSGYVRIRQLDGEAGMGDARINDDYPEVIKSMDFTPAYIRSVVGFVPTPGRLVLVTGRGDSMLPIIQPGESLIVDTGVTSFDGDGIYLINTGNGQQVKGLQDRGDAVYVVSANAALYPAFALPHGTLVGGKVYLRNRIDRFN
- a CDS encoding YdaS family helix-turn-helix protein, with the translated sequence MDAIKRAIESVGNASELARRLGVVPMTITQWKRRKQIPAERCLEVEAITGISRHDLRPDVFGPAPAKKPKPAQSEAA
- a CDS encoding helix-turn-helix transcriptional regulator gives rise to the protein MTTQHALPLIGQVPAITRVPAHLISLCRCSGDAVLLAIRVGKKSQRQVANDIGMEPAQLSRIISGNAHMPADIALSFASAVKNWGWHQWVAHSCGMDLVPRTESTEERMFRLETENAELRLRAVA